A segment of the Streptomyces sp. P9-A2 genome:
CAGGAAGGTGCCGGTGGTGTCGTCCGCGTACAGCTGAGGCAGCTTCAGCCGGCCGTCCGCGTCCGTCCGAAGGCCGCTCAGGGTGCGTACGGCCTTGTCGTCGGCGTCCTTGAAGTAGGGGCCCTTGTCGTTGACGGCCGGATCGTCGGCCGATGTGATCAGCGTGGCGGTGGCGGCGACCTTGCCGGCGGCGGCGCCGTCGTGAGTGGCCCGTACCTCGACATGGTGGGCGAACTCGCCGCCCGGCGTGCAGGTCAACGCCTCGTCATCGGTGCGGACGACGGTGTCGGCGACGCGTTCGGTGACGGTGGCCCGGTAGCCGAGGCCGGGCACCATGCGGCCGACGACGGTGGCGCGGACGGTGATGTCGCCGGTCTTCTCACCTGCCCGGAGTGCGGGCGCGACGGCGACACCGGAGCTGTTGGTGAGGACGGTGGCCACGCTCTCGCCGCCGGTGAAGGTGGTGTCGGTGTCGCCGATCACGGTGAAGCGGATCCGCACCTTCGCGACGCTCTTGCCCTCGTCCGTCTCCGCGCGGGTACTGATCCGCTCGGTGAACGCCTCGCCCGCCGTCGCGGTGAGCTTGCCGGTGCCGGCGTTCTCCAGGTGGTCCACCCTGTCGGTGGGCGTGGGGACGGTGGGGGGCGGAGTCGTCGACGGCGGCGGGGTCGTGGCCGGGGGCGGAGTCGTCGGCGGAGTCGTGGCCGGGGGCGGAGTCGTGGCCGGTGGGGTGCTCGGTGTGCCGGGCGAGGCCGGCGGCTTGGTACTGCCGCTGCCCTGCTTGCCGGGCGTAGTTCCGGGCTTCGACGGCCGTGTGTCCGGGGTGGACGGGCTGGTGCCCGGCGTCGACGGGCCCGGGCTCGTGGAGCGGTCGTCGCTGCGGTTGCCGGGCAGGGTGCCGGTGCCGTCCGGGACCTCGTGCGTGCCCTTGCGGTAGTACTCCAGCCATGACAGGACGGTGTTCAGGTACTCCGTGGAGTTGTTGTAGCTGAGGATCGCCTTGTCGAGGTCCGTCCGGTCGGACAGGTCCCAGCCGAAGCGGCACAGGTAGTGGCCGGCCGCCAGCGCGGCGTCGTAGATGTTGTTGGGGTCCTCGCGGCCGTCGTCGTTGCCGTCGCGGGCGGCCCACGCCCAGGTGGACGGGATGAACTGCATGGGACCGACGGCGTTGTCGTAGGCACTGTTGCCGTCGTACTCGCCGTTGTCCGTGTCCTTGATGAGCGCGAAGCCGTTGCCGTCGAGCTGCGGGCCGATGATCGGGGAGGTCGTGGTGCCGTCGGCGTCGACGCGTCCGCCGCGGGCCTGACCTGACTCCACCTTGCCGATGGCGGCGAGCAGTTGCCAGGGCAGGTTGCAGGCGGGCTTGGACTCGCGCAGCGCGGCTTCGGCCTTCTTGTAGGCGTCGAGGACGGTCGCGGGTATGCCCGCCTCGGAGTCGCCCGGCGTGACCGTGTCGGAGGTCGCGGACGGCGAGGGGTTGGGGCTGCTCAGCGGCGGCAGGTCCGTGTAGTACGGCGAGTTGCCGGTCGCGCCGGGGTCGTCGGTGCTCGTCCCGGGCTCCGTGGCGGCGCCCGAGGAGGTCCGGCCGTCCTGACCGTCGATCGTCACGCCTGGAGCCTGGGACGCGGACAGGGCCGCCACCGCGGCCGCCGCCACGGCGGTGGTTGCCGCTCCCTTGCGCAGCCTCCTGCCGAAATGCGCCGCCATAGAGTGAACCCCTCCCCCTGGACGCCGGGGCGTCCGTCCATGTCTGTCCCACTCGCCTGCTGTGACACTCCGCCACGGCCATCAGTTGTACTGATCCGTTGTAACGATTTGTTGTGGCGAGTTGTCGCGCCGGTCCGCCGTGTCGATCTCTGGCGACCCTACGGCACCAGCCTTTGCCCGGACACCCGTTCATGCCCGGCGTTCACCGGACGGTCACAGCCGTTCCCTCACCGAACGTGGACGGCCGCGTCGCGCATACTGGGGCCCGCCGAGCACCCGGCCGACGGGCCGGGTCAACCACCGCCCCAAGGAGCTGGGTTGCCTTTCACGCTGAGCCATGCGGTGGCGGTCCTGCCCGCCGTACGCACCGACGGGACCGGTCGGGGACCGTTGGTGCCGGCCGTCCTCGTGGCGGGCAGTCTCGCTCCGGACCTGACCTACTACGCGGCCGGTTTCCTGTCCGGGGCAATGGAGTTCGGGGACTTCACACACTCGTTCCCGGGCGTTCTCACCATCGATGTGTGCATCGCCTGGGCGCTGGTGGGGCTCTGGCTCCTGGTCCGCGAACCGCTCGTCGCACTGCTGCCGCGGCCCCGGCAGGGCCGGACGGCCGCCCTGCTGCGCTGCGGCACGCCCCGCGCGCGTGTGCGCGTCTCCTTGGCGGCACGCTGGTACGTCTCGGCCGTGCTCGGTGCGCTGACGCACGTGGTCTGGGACGAGTTCACGCACCTCGACCGGTGGGGGATGCGGGTCTTCCCCGTCCTGGGACAGGAGATCGCGGGCTCACCGCTGTACTGGTACCTGCAGTACGGCGGTTCGGCGGTGGCCGCGGTGGTGATCGCCGTGTTCCTGGCGCGGGCACTGCGCCGGGCGACGCCCCGCCCGGGGCCGGCGGGGGTCCCGACGCTGTCCACGGTCGACCGGTGGGCGGCCGCCGCGCTGCTCGGCGGCTGCGCGCTGGCGGGGGCCGTCCATCGGGCCTCACGCTGGTGGGACTACTGGGGTGCGACCGCGAAGCCGTGGGAGCTGATCCCCACGGTGTGTTTCGGGGCGGGCGCCGGGCTCGTCCTCGCGCTGCCGGTGTACGCCGTGGCGGTCAGGGCGTGGCGTCCGGCCCCGGCCACCACGGACCCTGATGACGTGGATACGCGGCGGCCGAGCCGTACGGCCGCACGCTGAGGGTCTCGCCGGCCGTCACGAACACGGTGACGGTACGGACCGGGCGGGGCCGGGGCAGCAGGCTGAGGGCGAGCGTCAGACAGCCGCGGGCCCGCTCGGTCCACAGCCGCCACGCAGGCGGCTCACCGGCGCCGGGGCCCGTGAGGCCGGGCCCTTCGCACAGGTCGGGGTGCCAGGGCCCCTCGGCGATGCGGCGGCCGAGGTCCGCGGCGGCACGGCACAGCGCGACGGCGAGAGGGAGGGCAAGGGGGACAGGGGTGCGGGCGGTACTCGCGTCGGCCGCGAAGACCGGAACCGGCGACAGCGCCCCGGGGGTGGGTCCGTCGGCGGCGGCCCTCGGGAATGCCGCTCTGCGGTGAAGCATGCGTATACCCATGCCCCGCATCCTGGCGTCCGGCCCCCTCGACGGCTTGCCCACCTGGCCCACGCGAGTGAAGCACCCTCCGGGGGCGGGCCCGCGCAGGGCGGGTGCACTCGGGCCTCGCGCCGTCGAGGACAGCAGTCGGCTTGTCACCGCGGTCTCGGCGGTGGTCCGGGTACCGACGCCTCGCGCCGCCAAGGACAGCCGTCGGCCCGTGTCGTACGCCTCGCTCAGGGCCCGCCCGCTGCCACGTCGCGGCCGTCGAGGACAGCAGTCGGCGGGTGACCGTCAAGCGCGGCCGTCGAACCCGGTCACCCGCCGACGCCACTCGCCGGACTCGTCCGTCCTGCGCAGCCGCATCAGGGGCAACCGGGGGCGGGCGGCGACGGAGAACGCCCTCCGACCACCCTCTGCCACCGCCCGTCGGTCCTGTCCTGGCCCGGCCGCCCGGCCGTGCCCGGTGCCGTCAGTGTGCCGCCGACTCCCAGTCCGGGCCCGCGCCGACCGAGACACCCAGGGGGACGCGGAGCCGGACCGCGTCGGCCATCTCCCGGCGGATCAGTTCCTCCACAGCCGCACGTTCACCGGGGGCGATCTCCAGGACGATTTCGTCGTGGACCTGGAGGAGCATGCGGGACGTGAGGTCCGCCTCGCGCAGCGCGCGGTCCACGTTCAGCATGGCGATCTTGACGATGTCCGCCGCCGTGCCCTGGATCGGCGCGTTCAGCGCCATGCGCTCGGCCGCCTCCCGGCGCTGGCGGTTGTCGCTGTTGAGGTCGGGCAGGTAGCGCCGGCGGCCGAAGAGGGTCGCCGTGTAACCCGTCGCCCGCGCCTCGTCGACCACTCGGCGCAGATAGTCCCGTACCCCGCCGAACCGCTCGAAGTACGCGTCCATCAGGGCGCGGGCCTCGGCCGCCTCGATGTTCAGCTGCTGCGAGAGCCCGAAGGCGGACAGCCCGTACGCCAGCCCGTACGACATCGCCTTGATCTTGCGGCGCATCTCCGCGTCCACCGCGGACCGCTCGACCGCGAACACCTGCGCGGCGGCCGTGGTGTGCAGGTCCTCACCGGAGGTGAACGCCTCGATGAGACCGGCGTCCTCGGAGAGATGGGCCATCACCCGCAGCTCGATCTGGCTGTAGTCGGCGGTGAGGAGGGACTCGAAGCCCTCGCCGACGACGAAGCCCCGGCGGATCGCGCGTCCCTCGTCGGTGCGGACCGGGATGTTCTGCAGGTTCGGGTCGGTCGACGACAGGCGGCCGGTGGCTGCGACCGTCTGGTTGAACGTGGTGTGGATACGGCCGTCGGCGGCGATGGTCTTGATCAGGCCCTCGACGGTGACGCGCAGCTTCGCCTGCTCACGGTGGCGCAGCATGATGACCGGCAGCTCGTTGTCGGTCTGGCCGGCCAGCCAGGCCAGGGCGTCGGCGTCGGTGGTGTACCCGGTCTTGGTCTTCTTCGTTTTCGGCAGGCCGAGTTCGCCGAAGAGGACCTCCTGGAGCTGCTTGGGCGAGCCCAGGTTGAACTCGTGTCCCACCGCCGCGTGCGCCTCCTTCACCGCCTGCTGCACGGCGCCCGCGAACATCTGCTCCATGGACTCCAGGTGGGCCCGGTCCGCCGCGATGCCGTGCCGCTCCATGCGGGCCAGCAGGATGGACGTCGGCAGCTCCATGTCCCGCAGCAGCTCCGCGGCGCCCACCTCCTCCAGGCGGGTCCCGAAGGCCTCGCCCAGGTCGAGCACCGCACGGGCCTGCACCATCAGCGCCTCGGCCTCGGCGGTCTCGTCCGCGCCGAAGGCCAGCTGGCCGTCGGCCGCGGCGGCGGGCGCCAGTTCGCGGTGCAGGTACTCCAGGGACAGTGCGTCCAGAGCGAAGGAGCGGCGGCCCGGCTTGACCAGGTAGGCGGCGAGGGCCGTGTCCATGAAGACGCCCTCGACGCTCCAGCCGTGCTCGGCGAAGACCCGCATCGCACCCTTGGCGTTGTGGAACACCTTGGGCCGGTCCGCGTCGGCCAGCCAGGCGGCGAACGCCTGCTCGTCGCCCTCCTCCAGCTCGGCCGGGTCGAACCAGGCGGCCGGTCCGGCGGCCGTGGCCAGGGCGATCTCGGTGACCGAGCCGGCCCCCAGCGCCCAGGTGTCGACGGTGGCGACGCCGAGGGGCCCGGTGGCGTGCTCGGCGAGCCAGCCGGCCAGCTCGCCCGAGCCCAGGACGGTCCCGTCCAGCTCCACACCCTCGGCGACGACCGGGGTGGTCCCGTCCTCCTGCGCTCCGGGGTCGACGGCGAAGAGCCGCTCGCGCAGTGACGGGTTCCTGATCTCCAGGGTGTCCAGGATCATCGCGACGGCCTTGCGGTCGTAGGCGGTCCGCTCCAGGTCGGTGACGCCCTTGGCCAGCTCGACCTGCCGCTCCATCTCGGTGAGGCGGCGGTTGAGCTTGACCGACTCGAGGTGGTCGCGCAGATTCTGCCCGGCCTTGCCCTTGACCTCGTCGACCCGCTCGACGAGCTGCGCGAAGGAACCGAACTGGTTGATCCACTTCGCGGCTGTCTTCTCACCGACACCGGGAATGCCGGGCAGGTTGTCGGACGGGTCGCCGCGCAGCGCCGCGAAGTCGGGGTACTGCGCGGGCGTCAGCCCGTACTTCTCGACCACCTTCTCGGGGGTGAACCGGGTCAGCTCGGAGACGCCCTTGGTCGGATACAGCACCGTGGTGCGCTCGGAGACCAGCTGGAAGGAGTCCCGGTCGCCGGTGACGATCAGCACGTCGAAGCCCTCGGCCTCGGCGCGGGTGGCCAGCGTGGCGATGACGTCGTCCGCCTCGAACCCGTCGACGGCGAAGCGCGGGGCGTTCATCGCGTCGAGCAGCTCACCGATCAGCTCGACCTGGCCCTTGAACTCGTCCGGGGTCTTGGAGCGGTTCGCCTTGTACTCGGGGAACTCCGCCGAGCGCCAGGTCTTGCGGGAGACGTCGAAGGCCACCGCGAAGTGCGTGGGCGTCTCGTCACGCAACGTGTTGGCGAGCATCGACGCGAAACCGTAGATCGCGTTCGTCGGCTGGCCCGTCGCGGTGGTGAAGTTCTCCACGGGCAGCGCGAAGAACGCGCGGTAGGCCAGCGAATGCCCGTCCATGAGCATCAGTCGCGGTCGGGCCTCGCCGGAGGTCTGGTCGGTCTTCTTCGCTGCTGTCTCTGCCACGTCCCCGATCCTGCCACGCGCCACCGACACTCGGCCCCGCCCCCGCATCGCCGGACGTCACGGCCGCCGCCCGGACCCGACGACTCCCCGCCGCTCCCCCTCACCCGAAGCCGCGCACAATCCCTCGAAACCGTTCGCAACCGTTCGCAACCGTTCACGGGAAATGTCCCCGCCCCCCGCCCCGCCCGGGGCCCGCCATCGTTGTCACCGTCCCGTGCGAGGATCGGAGGCTTACGTCACACGTGTACGCGAAGAGGAGTGCGCGATGGCCAGCAAGCCGCCCAAGGGTGACCCGGTCCAGGACGCGCCGAAGGTCTCCGCGCCGAAACACTCGGCAGCGGGCCTCACGGCGATCGGTCACAGTCTGCGCATGGCCCACCAGCAGATGGGCGTGAAACGCACGGCGCTGACCCTCCTCAGCGTCAACCAGAAAAACGGTTTCGACTGCCCGGGCTGCGCCTGGCCGGAGCCCGAGCACCGGCACACGGCGGAGTTCTGCGAGAACGGCGCGAAGGCCGTGGCCGAGGAGGCCACCCTGCGCCGGGTCACCCCCGAGTTCTTCGCCGAGCACCCCGTCGCCGACCTGGCCGGCCGCAGCGGCTACTGGCTGGGCCAGCAGGGCCGCCTGACCCACCCCGTGTACCTCCCCGAGGGCGGCGACCGCTACGAGCCGGTCACCTGGGAGCGCGCCTTCGACATCGTCGCCGAGGAGATCAACGCCCTCTCCTCCCCCGACGAGGCCCTCTTCTACACCTCCGGCCGCACCAGCAACGAAGCCGCGTTCCTCTACCAGCTGTTCGCGCGTGAGCTCGGCACCAACAACCTGCCCGACTGCTCGAACATGTGCCACGAGTCCTCCGGCTCCGCCCTCTCCGAGACGATCGGCGTCGGCAAGGGCAGCGTCCTGCTGGAGGACCTCTACAAGTCCGACCTCATCATCGTCGCCGGCCAGAACCCGGGCACCAACCACCCGCGCATGCTGTCCGCCCTGGAGAAGGCCAAGGCGAACGGCGCACGGATCATCAGCGTCAACCCGCTGCCCGAGGCCGGCCTGGAGCGCTTCAAGAACCCGCAGACCCCCAAGGGCCTCACCACCGGCGCCGCCCTCACCGACCTGTTCCTGCAGATCCGCCTCGGCGGCGACCAGGCCCTCTTCCGCATCCTCAACAAACTGATCCTCGAGGCGCCCGGCGCCGTCGACGAGGACTTCGTCCGTGAACACACCCACGGCTACGAGGACTTCGCCGAGGCCGCCCGCGCCGCCGACTGGGACGCCACCCTCACCGCGACCGGCCTCACACGCGAGGACATCGAGACCTGCCTGCGCATGGTCCTCGAATCGAAGAGCGTCATCGTGTGCTGGGCGATGGGTCTCACCCAGCACAAGCACTCCGTGCCCATGATCCGCGAGATCGTCAACTTCCTGCTGCTGCGCGGCAACATCGGCCGCCCCGGCGCCGGCGTCTGCCCCGTGCGCGGTCACTCCAACGTCCAGGGCGACCGCACCATGGGCATCTTCGAACGGCCCGCCAAGGCGTTCCTGGACGCCCTGGAGAAGGAGTTCGGCTTCGCCCCGCCGCGCGAACACGGCTACGACGTCGTACGGGCCATCCGCGCCCTGCGCGACGGACGGGCGAAGGTCTTCTTCGCCATGGGCGGCAACTTCGTCTCCGCCTCCCCCGACACGGAGGTCACCGAGGCCGCGATGCGCCGCGCCCGGCTGACCGTGCACGTGTCGACCAAGCTGAACCGCTCGCACGTCGTCACGGGCGCGCGCGCCCTCATCCTGCCGACCCTGGGACGCACCGAACGCGATCTGCAGGGCAGCGGCGAGCAG
Coding sequences within it:
- the polA gene encoding DNA polymerase I → MAETAAKKTDQTSGEARPRLMLMDGHSLAYRAFFALPVENFTTATGQPTNAIYGFASMLANTLRDETPTHFAVAFDVSRKTWRSAEFPEYKANRSKTPDEFKGQVELIGELLDAMNAPRFAVDGFEADDVIATLATRAEAEGFDVLIVTGDRDSFQLVSERTTVLYPTKGVSELTRFTPEKVVEKYGLTPAQYPDFAALRGDPSDNLPGIPGVGEKTAAKWINQFGSFAQLVERVDEVKGKAGQNLRDHLESVKLNRRLTEMERQVELAKGVTDLERTAYDRKAVAMILDTLEIRNPSLRERLFAVDPGAQEDGTTPVVAEGVELDGTVLGSGELAGWLAEHATGPLGVATVDTWALGAGSVTEIALATAAGPAAWFDPAELEEGDEQAFAAWLADADRPKVFHNAKGAMRVFAEHGWSVEGVFMDTALAAYLVKPGRRSFALDALSLEYLHRELAPAAAADGQLAFGADETAEAEALMVQARAVLDLGEAFGTRLEEVGAAELLRDMELPTSILLARMERHGIAADRAHLESMEQMFAGAVQQAVKEAHAAVGHEFNLGSPKQLQEVLFGELGLPKTKKTKTGYTTDADALAWLAGQTDNELPVIMLRHREQAKLRVTVEGLIKTIAADGRIHTTFNQTVAATGRLSSTDPNLQNIPVRTDEGRAIRRGFVVGEGFESLLTADYSQIELRVMAHLSEDAGLIEAFTSGEDLHTTAAAQVFAVERSAVDAEMRRKIKAMSYGLAYGLSAFGLSQQLNIEAAEARALMDAYFERFGGVRDYLRRVVDEARATGYTATLFGRRRYLPDLNSDNRQRREAAERMALNAPIQGTAADIVKIAMLNVDRALREADLTSRMLLQVHDEIVLEIAPGERAAVEELIRREMADAVRLRVPLGVSVGAGPDWESAAH
- a CDS encoding FdhF/YdeP family oxidoreductase, yielding MASKPPKGDPVQDAPKVSAPKHSAAGLTAIGHSLRMAHQQMGVKRTALTLLSVNQKNGFDCPGCAWPEPEHRHTAEFCENGAKAVAEEATLRRVTPEFFAEHPVADLAGRSGYWLGQQGRLTHPVYLPEGGDRYEPVTWERAFDIVAEEINALSSPDEALFYTSGRTSNEAAFLYQLFARELGTNNLPDCSNMCHESSGSALSETIGVGKGSVLLEDLYKSDLIIVAGQNPGTNHPRMLSALEKAKANGARIISVNPLPEAGLERFKNPQTPKGLTTGAALTDLFLQIRLGGDQALFRILNKLILEAPGAVDEDFVREHTHGYEDFAEAARAADWDATLTATGLTREDIETCLRMVLESKSVIVCWAMGLTQHKHSVPMIREIVNFLLLRGNIGRPGAGVCPVRGHSNVQGDRTMGIFERPAKAFLDALEKEFGFAPPREHGYDVVRAIRALRDGRAKVFFAMGGNFVSASPDTEVTEAAMRRARLTVHVSTKLNRSHVVTGARALILPTLGRTERDLQGSGEQFVTVEDSMGMVHASRGRLEPASGQLLSEPAIVCRLARRVLGSDSKVPWEEFEKDYATIRDRIARVIPGFEDFNARVANPSGFTLPHAPRDERRFPTATGKANFTAAPVEYPELPKGRLLLQTLRSHDQYNTTIYGLDDRYRGITNGRRVVLVNPEDARELRLADGSYIDLVSEWKDGVERRAPGFRVVHYPTARGCAAAYYPETNVLVPLDATADTSNTPASKSVVVRLEQSATD
- a CDS encoding lytic transglycosylase domain-containing protein, with translation MAAHFGRRLRKGAATTAVAAAAVAALSASQAPGVTIDGQDGRTSSGAATEPGTSTDDPGATGNSPYYTDLPPLSSPNPSPSATSDTVTPGDSEAGIPATVLDAYKKAEAALRESKPACNLPWQLLAAIGKVESGQARGGRVDADGTTTSPIIGPQLDGNGFALIKDTDNGEYDGNSAYDNAVGPMQFIPSTWAWAARDGNDDGREDPNNIYDAALAAGHYLCRFGWDLSDRTDLDKAILSYNNSTEYLNTVLSWLEYYRKGTHEVPDGTGTLPGNRSDDRSTSPGPSTPGTSPSTPDTRPSKPGTTPGKQGSGSTKPPASPGTPSTPPATTPPPATTPPTTPPPATTPPPSTTPPPTVPTPTDRVDHLENAGTGKLTATAGEAFTERISTRAETDEGKSVAKVRIRFTVIGDTDTTFTGGESVATVLTNSSGVAVAPALRAGEKTGDITVRATVVGRMVPGLGYRATVTERVADTVVRTDDEALTCTPGGEFAHHVEVRATHDGAAAGKVAATATLITSADDPAVNDKGPYFKDADDKAVRTLSGLRTDADGRLKLPQLYADDTTGTFLLRITTAGGATLTVELTVAAAGTASPDPTAGT
- a CDS encoding DUF4184 family protein is translated as MPFTLSHAVAVLPAVRTDGTGRGPLVPAVLVAGSLAPDLTYYAAGFLSGAMEFGDFTHSFPGVLTIDVCIAWALVGLWLLVREPLVALLPRPRQGRTAALLRCGTPRARVRVSLAARWYVSAVLGALTHVVWDEFTHLDRWGMRVFPVLGQEIAGSPLYWYLQYGGSAVAAVVIAVFLARALRRATPRPGPAGVPTLSTVDRWAAAALLGGCALAGAVHRASRWWDYWGATAKPWELIPTVCFGAGAGLVLALPVYAVAVRAWRPAPATTDPDDVDTRRPSRTAAR